In Gilliamella sp. B3022, the sequence AATTATTTTGGCTATTCGTATGGAAAAAGAGCTTACCAAAGAAGAAATCATGACACTTTATTTAAATATGATCAACTTTGGTTCTAGAGCATATGGTGTTGCCGCCGCATCTTATACTTTTTTTGGTAAAACTCCAGATCAGTTAACCATCGATGAAGCGGCATTGTTAGCTGGTTTGCCAAATGCGCCTTCAGCTTATAATCCTATTTCACATCCTGATCGAGCACTGACCAGACGTAACTGGGTTTTAGGTCGTATGTTAGATCAATCGTATATTACTCAAGCACAATACAATGAGGCAATTAGTAAACCAATTAATGTAAGTTATCATTCACCACAGATCGAATTTTCAGCTCCATATATTGCAGAAATGGCAAGGCAGTTTATGTATGATAAATTTGGTGAAAATGCTTATACTGATGGCTATAAAGTCTATACAACTATATCTAAAACTGACCAGATAGCAGCAGAGCAAGCCGTACAAAAAAATATTATTGATTATGATATAAGACATGGTTATCGTGGTCCTGAAAAAACATTATGGAAAAATAACGAAAAGGCGTGGAATGATGAACAAATTCAAATAACGCTAAAAAAATATACTTGCTATAGTGGTATGTGTCCTGGTGTTGTTATTCAATCTTCTGATTCAGAAGCAAATGTAGTTTTAACCGATAAATCTAAAATCGTTATATCATTCCAAGATATGAAATGGGCTCGTCCATTTATTAGTGATACTCAACAAGGCGCTTTTCCGAAAAAAGTATCTGATACATTAAAATCAGGGCAACTCATATGGGTTAAGAAAACAAATGATAAATGGGCGTTAGCACAAATTCCAGCAGTCAACGCTGCGTTAGTTTCACTGGATTCAGACAATGGGGCTATCAAAGCGATTGTTGGCGGTTATGATTTTTATTTAAGTAAATTTAATCGTGCTACTCAAGCTCTTCGTCAATTAGGATCAAATATTAAACCTTTTATCTATACATCTACATTGGAAAAAGGTTTAACTATGGCGACACTACTCAATGATGCACCCATTGTTCGTTCGACAGGAAGTGCGACTTGGAGGCCTAAAAATTCTCCACCAAATTATGCTGGACCATTACGTTTAAGAATTGGTTTAGGGATGTCTAAAAATGTAATGATGGTTAGAGCGCTACGAGCTGTAGGTATTAAATATGTAGCAAATTATTTAGAAAGATTTGGATTTCCAAAAGAAAATATCTCTCTTAATGAATCATTAGCTTTAGGTTCTGCATCATTTACACCCTTGCAAGTAGCTAGAGCTTACTCAGTGATTGTCAACGGTGGATATTTAATTTCACCTTATTTAATTGAAAAAATTGAGGAAAATAATGGTAGTGGTGTTATTTATCAACATCAACCTTTGATTGCATGTAAAAATTGTACTGATGGGGTTATTAATACAGGGTCAACGCCAATATCACTAAATAATGTTGAGAATGAAATAAACGAATCAGATAATGAAGAACCTGAACAAGCTAATCTTAAATCAGATGATACTATGGTATTACCAAATATCAATTCAGATAATAAAACTATAGATGTTACATCACAATATGCACCACATACGATCAATAGTGGCTTAGCTTTTATTATGAAAGATGGACTAAGATCAATTGTATTTGGAGGGGCTGATTGGCAAGGTACAGCCTGGCGAGTAAAAGTATTAGGTCGAAAAGATGTGGGAGGTAAAACAGGTACCACAAATGCATCTAAGGATGTTTGGTTTTCTGGCTTTGGTGGCAATATTGTAACAACTGTATGGATGGGATTTGATGATCATCGGCGCAATTTAGGCCGAACTATTCGAGCGGAAGCTGGGTCAGTGACAGCAAATCCAGTTTGGATTGATTATATGAAAGTTGCCTTGCAAAATGTACCTATAAAAGAAGATACAAAACCGGACAATGTTATATCTGTAACCATTGATCAAAAGACAGGATTATTACCTCAATCAGGCTCTAAAACATTGTCTGAATATTTTATTAAAGGTACTGAACCAACATCTTATACAACTCAAGAAGTAGAGACTAGTGTGACCGATTCTCAAGGTAACACTCAGGAACTATTCTAGTAAGGAATTTAGTATGAATGGTTCTATAAGAATTATTGGTGGAAAATGGCGTGGGCGTAAATTGTCCGTGCTCGATAAACAAGGTCTACGACCTACGACTGATAGAGTTAAAGAAACTTTATATAATTGGTTAATGCCAGTTATATATGATAGTGATTGTTTAGATTGTTTTTCAGGTAGTGGCTCTTTAGGCTTTGAAGCAGCATCAAGAGGTGCAAAAAATGTAATTTTACTTGAAAAAGATAAACAAGTTGCACAGTTACTTAAGAAAAATAAACAGCTTATTGCTTGTGATGCAATTGATATTTATCACACTAATACGCTAACATGGCTTGATCAACCCGCTAAAAAGCAGTTTGATATTGTGTTTATTGATCCCCCTTTTTATCAATCACTGGTTGCCCAAACGATTATTCAGCTAGAAGATCATGATTGGTTGAAATCATCTGCATATATTTATATTGAAACAGAAAAAGATCTCGAACTAATGAGTAATATTCCTACTAGTTGGCAATTACATCGAGAAAAAATTGTTGGGCAAGTTCGCAGTTATCTTTTTATAAGAGAAGACAATTAATGTTTATATTTATTGGTAAATTTTTATACACCATAATGTGGTTATTTTTATTATTTAATTTGATTCATCCTTTCCCAAGACCAGCTAATATTGTCGCATATGTTGGTTTAGCTGCTTTTACCATAACTCATGGTTTACAGGCCTACATGCTACAATCAACAATGACTAATAAAGAGAAACAAGAGGATAAATTTAAAGCACTTCGTCTTTTTATTTTTGGAGTATTTGAATCACTTAGCTGGAAAACTAAAAAATAACGTCAAAAGTGGTTGCCAGATACAAAAAATTTTGTATAATGCTTCCACTTCTTTCGAAGTATTCCAGTAAGCGGGAATAGCTCAGTTGGTAGAGCGCAACCTTGCCAAGGTTGAGGTCGCGAGTTCGAACCTCGTTTCCCGCTCCAAATGTTTATTTATAGACTTTTAGCAACGCCTACGAATCCAGATAATTGGTGTGTTGTATCTCTCATTTTTTTGCAAAAACACTGAAATATATCTGGATGTAAAATAAATAATTCCTATTTTTAAGTGCATCGTTTTTTAAATTAAGTATGAAGGTGTGTATTATCTAATTTAGTCTTTTCTAATGTTATTTTTATAGGTTAACTTATTGATATTTTTTATTAAAGAAGTTGATAAAAGTTAACTATGGTAGTCATTTTCCAAACATTAATTAATGATACAAATTTGTTTATTATATTTAATAATAACTTGTCTTTTGGAACGATATCTTACTGAACTCATTAACTCTCTTTATTTACGATGATTTAATCATAATGAAACACTGATTATGTTTCTTTTAATCAACGTGTTTCATGTAACGCAAAGTTGTAACCTCATTTTAGTATGTACTAATAATAAAATTGACACTATTAGACTTTAATACAGAATGTTTAGAAGGACATAGTATGTTTTGAAAAATTGATAATGAATGAAAAAGTCTATAATGTTTATCTGTTTAAACTTTCATATAGTATCATTCTTCTATACTTTTCAAGCTGGACGAAAACGGGCTTTATGAAATGAACTCAAATAAATTAAAACTTCAAACATTATTGATTTTAATGAAGATAGTATAGACTTGTCTTTCATTTATTTTGCATCGACCTATATATTACTGGATAAGTTTATTTTATTGATAAAATAGCATGTCAGTAAATGGTTTTGTGCCATAAAATAACGATATGAGAATTAGTAATAAAATTATTTTTTACTTGAGTCTATGGAAATCCTAAACACTTCATTAAAAAACATGAAGCGTTAATCTAAAAAGTGGATCAACATAGTAGATAATAAAGGATAATTATTTATTTTCAAATGGTTACTTATTTAGATTTGGAATGTATTTCCTACTCTAACTATCCACCTAAGAATATTAAATTGCGAATAAACGTTTTTTAGATAACAAAAATCTTGTTAAACTTCTTTTCATCAGAATTTGATAAACTGATCTTGATATATCACATATATATGTCATATCAGTTGTATTGAAATTTAAAATTTTTATTCCATAAAAATTATCTTTGATTTTGTTGTTTTTTATATCTTTGTATCCTTAAATTTTTTTATCATTTCTATTATTTTAAATTCATTATTACTAAGTACTTTACGGTAATTAGCATAATATTTGCAAAACCTAAAAAGCGAAAGAAAAAATAAACGGTAAGTTAATAAATGGAGCATTGTTATTATGAACATCTCAGCAATACTTACACGACTAAAATTGAGTGGAATTAAATTTATAAAAAATGAACATGGAGTGCATACGATCGAATACATAATTATAATATCAGTACTTACAATGATAGTTACAGTTCTTTTTTTTGATGATGGTCCAGCTAAAAATGCCTTAACTGAATTATTTAATAAACTAAAAGATAAATTAAGTATTGTCATCTAAGTTTGTATACTTATTTGTATAACTTTTCTTAACGTTAAAGTAGATAGAAATAACGATTAGAAAAGATAAGTTTAATTTATTGATATGACTATCTTAATTTATCATTTTTATTTTCCTCTTTAAAATTATTCATTATTCATTATTCAATAAATTGTAAGTATCTTTTATACTTTTAACTATATGAAAATTTTAACTGTATTTTTGTTAACATCTTTATTTCATTAAAGATGTCTGCTTGTTACTCTGGCAAACTAAAAAATTAGTTTCAATTCATTTTTAACTAATTCATAAATATTTATTACTCATATCTGTTGTAATTTTTTTATTAGCACTGGTAAAGTTATATTAAAGCGCATATAATGCAAAAGACTTTACAAATAAAGTAAATAAATATTAAAAAAAATGTAAATATTTAAGGAGAAAGTTATTATGATGTACTTATCAGCAGTTCGAGCACAAGTAAGAAATTTTGCAAATAAATTCATCAAAAATGAACGTGGTGTAACCGCTATTGAATATGCAGCGGTTGCTGCAGGGGTTTCGGCGGTGGCTTTGACTATATTTAATCGAGATGATGGTGCTGTTCACAATATGTTAGAAAATATATTTTTTGAGTTGAAATCTAAATTGGTAAATATAATTGTTCAATAAGCAATAATTATTATATTAATTTAACCACCCTTTATAAATGGGTGGTTTATTATTTTAAGGTAATTTATGCTTTCTTTAAGATGAAGGATAAAACTAAGTATTACGTATAATATATTGAATTTTTGGTTTTTTAAAATTGATTTGTCAGCCATTTTATAGCTTATATCTTTGCTGCTCCTTTTTCCCTCTTATGTAATTTAAACAATCGAATGATGTTTTAGCGAAATAGTTTATTGAGAAAATTATTTTTACTTTAATAATTAAAGAAGACTTCAAATGTCTATTTAAGACGATACCTGTTTACCTTATGATTTTAAGGCGCTTTTTGTTTGTTGAATTCATGATATTGTTCATTAAATTGATAAAAAAAATTAAAATAAAATTGCATTTCTTGCTGGCAATTTAATATGAATTCGCATATAATGTGAAAACTTTCAGTTAAGAAAGTGAAAAAATAATTTTAAAAAATGTAAATATTTAAGGAGAAAGTTATTATGATGTACTTATCAGCGGTTCGTGCACAAGTAAGAAATTTTGCAAACAAATTCATCAAAAATGAGCGTGGCGTAACTGCAATAGAATATGCAATTGTTGCTGCAGGTGTTTCATCTGTGATTTTAGTTATTTTTAATAGTTCAGGTGGCCCAGTTCATGATATGTTAACTAATGTATTTAATACATTGAATAGTAAATTATCTAATATCATTTCTTAATTATAAATATTTGTTATAGTGATATAAACCACGCCTTTATATAAGGGGTGGTTTATTATTTTAAAGTAATTTATGCTTGCTTTAAAATGAAGAATAAACCTGAGTGTTAAATATTGAATTTTTAGTTTTTTTAAAATTGATTTGTCAGCCATTTTAAAGCTTATATCTTTGCCGCTCCTTTTTTCCTCTTATGTAATTTAAACAATCGATGATGTTTTAGCGAAATAGTTTATTGAGAAAATTATTTTTACTTTAATAATTAAATAAAACTTCCAATGTCTATTTAAGACGATACCTGTTTACTTTATGATTTTAAATAATTTTTTGTTGGTTGAATTCATGATATTGTTCATTAAATTGATAAAAAAAATTAAAATAAAATTGCATTTCTCGCTGGCAATTTAATATGAATTCGCATATAATGCGAAAACTTTCAGTTAAGAAAGTGAAAATCAGTTTAAAAAAAATGTAAATATTTAAGGAGAAAGTTATTATGATGTACTTATCAGCGGTTCGTGCGCAAGCAAGAAATTTTGCAAACAAATTCATTAAAAATGAGCGTGGCGTAACTGCAATAGAATATGCAATCGTTGCAGCTGGTGTTTCATCTGTGATTTTAGTTATTTTCAATAGTTCAGGTGGCCCAGTTTATGATATGTTAAGTAATGTATTTGATAAATTGAGCACTAAGTTGTCTAATATCATTTCTTAATTAGCAATACTTGTTGTTATAGTGATATAAGCCACGCCTTTATAAGGGGTGGTTTATTATTTTAAGGTAATTTATGCTTGCTTTAAAATGAAGAATAAACCTGAGTGTTAAATATTTTAAATATTGAATTTTTAGTTTTTTTAAAATTGATTTGTCAGCCATTTTAAAGCTTATATCTTTGCCGCTCCTTTTTTCCTCTTATGTAATTTAAATAATCGATGATGTTTTAGCGAAATAGTTTATTGAGAAAATTATTTTTACTTTAATAATTAAATAAAACTTCCAATGTCTATTTAAGACGATACCTGTTTACTTTATGATTTTAAATAATTTTTTGTTGGTTGAATTCATGATATTGTTCATTAAATTGATAAAAAAAATTAAAATAAAATTGCATTTCTCGCTGGCAATTTAATATGAATTCGCATATAATGCGAAAACTTTCAGTTAAGAAAGTGAAAATCAGTTTAAAAAAAATGTAAATATTTAAGGAGAAAGTTATTATGATGTACTTATCAGCGGTTCGTGCGCAAGTAAGAAATTTTGCAAACAAATTCATTAAAAATGAGCGTGGCGTAACTGCAATAGAATATGCAATCGTTGCAGCTGGTGTTTCATCTGTGATTTTAGTTATTTTCAATAGTTCAGGTGGCCCAGTTTATGATATGTTAAGTAATGTATTTGATAAATTGAGCACTAAGTTGTCTAATATCATTTCTTAATTAGCAATACTTATTGTTATAGTGATATAAGCCACGCCTTTATAAGGGGTGGTTTATTATTTTAAGGTAATTTATGCTTGCTTCAAGATGAAAAATAAACTGTCGAAAAATAAAATAAGTATTATTAACGGTTAGCATAATAAGCTTAAGTCCTAAGTTTATTATTGTGAAAATTGCATTTCTTTTAATT encodes:
- a CDS encoding Flp family type IVb pilin — encoded protein: MMYLSAVRAQARNFANKFIKNERGVTAIEYAIVAAGVSSVILVIFNSSGGPVYDMLSNVFDKLSTKLSNIIS
- a CDS encoding Flp family type IVb pilin, whose product is MMYLSAVRAQVRNFANKFIKNERGVTAIEYAIVAAGVSSVILVIFNSSGGPVHDMLTNVFNTLNSKLSNIIS
- a CDS encoding penicillin-binding protein 1A, coding for MKALKFFLKFFIGCFLCALAIAIAGYTYYSKDLPDVTTLKDVRLQTPLQILSKDGELIAIFGERRRTPLKYNEIPPVVVNAVIATEDARFHEHFGIDPIGIVRAMYIGLKQKGFSQGGSTITQQVAKNFFLTPEKSIARKAREIILAIRMEKELTKEEIMTLYLNMINFGSRAYGVAAASYTFFGKTPDQLTIDEAALLAGLPNAPSAYNPISHPDRALTRRNWVLGRMLDQSYITQAQYNEAISKPINVSYHSPQIEFSAPYIAEMARQFMYDKFGENAYTDGYKVYTTISKTDQIAAEQAVQKNIIDYDIRHGYRGPEKTLWKNNEKAWNDEQIQITLKKYTCYSGMCPGVVIQSSDSEANVVLTDKSKIVISFQDMKWARPFISDTQQGAFPKKVSDTLKSGQLIWVKKTNDKWALAQIPAVNAALVSLDSDNGAIKAIVGGYDFYLSKFNRATQALRQLGSNIKPFIYTSTLEKGLTMATLLNDAPIVRSTGSATWRPKNSPPNYAGPLRLRIGLGMSKNVMMVRALRAVGIKYVANYLERFGFPKENISLNESLALGSASFTPLQVARAYSVIVNGGYLISPYLIEKIEENNGSGVIYQHQPLIACKNCTDGVINTGSTPISLNNVENEINESDNEEPEQANLKSDDTMVLPNINSDNKTIDVTSQYAPHTINSGLAFIMKDGLRSIVFGGADWQGTAWRVKVLGRKDVGGKTGTTNASKDVWFSGFGGNIVTTVWMGFDDHRRNLGRTIRAEAGSVTANPVWIDYMKVALQNVPIKEDTKPDNVISVTIDQKTGLLPQSGSKTLSEYFIKGTEPTSYTTQEVETSVTDSQGNTQELF
- a CDS encoding Flp family type IVb pilin; this translates as MMYLSAVRAQVRNFANKFIKNERGVTAIEYAAVAAGVSAVALTIFNRDDGAVHNMLENIFFELKSKLVNIIVQ
- the rsmD gene encoding 16S rRNA (guanine(966)-N(2))-methyltransferase RsmD, with the translated sequence MNGSIRIIGGKWRGRKLSVLDKQGLRPTTDRVKETLYNWLMPVIYDSDCLDCFSGSGSLGFEAASRGAKNVILLEKDKQVAQLLKKNKQLIACDAIDIYHTNTLTWLDQPAKKQFDIVFIDPPFYQSLVAQTIIQLEDHDWLKSSAYIYIETEKDLELMSNIPTSWQLHREKIVGQVRSYLFIREDN
- a CDS encoding DUF1145 domain-containing protein: MFIFIGKFLYTIMWLFLLFNLIHPFPRPANIVAYVGLAAFTITHGLQAYMLQSTMTNKEKQEDKFKALRLFIFGVFESLSWKTKK
- a CDS encoding Flp family type IVb pilin translates to MMYLSAVRAQVRNFANKFIKNERGVTAIEYAIVAAGVSSVILVIFNSSGGPVYDMLSNVFDKLSTKLSNIIS